In Burkholderia savannae, one genomic interval encodes:
- the ispH gene encoding 4-hydroxy-3-methylbut-2-enyl diphosphate reductase, whose amino-acid sequence MSTTDTLSGRVAAADAEILLAQPRGFCAGVDRAIEIVERAIAMHGAPIYVRHEIVHNKYVVEDLKKKGAIFVEELEEVPSGNTVIFSAHGVSKAVRDEAAVRGLRIYDATCPLVTKVHVEVAKMRQEGVDIVMIGHKGHPEVEGTMGQVERGMHLVESVEDVYKLELPDPERVALVTQTTLSVDDAAEIIGALKAKFPAIREPKKQDICYATQNRQDAVKFMAPQCDVVIVVGSPNSSNSSRLREVAEKRGVAAYMVDAPEQIDPAWVAGKRRIGVTAGASAPEVLAQAVIARLRELGVTNVRALDGIEENVSFPLPRGLNLSPAT is encoded by the coding sequence ATGAGCACCACCGATACGCTGTCCGGACGGGTCGCCGCGGCCGACGCCGAGATTCTGCTCGCCCAGCCGCGCGGCTTCTGCGCGGGCGTCGATCGCGCGATCGAGATCGTCGAGCGCGCGATCGCGATGCACGGCGCGCCGATCTACGTGCGCCACGAGATCGTGCACAACAAGTACGTCGTCGAGGATCTGAAGAAGAAGGGCGCGATTTTCGTCGAGGAACTCGAGGAAGTGCCGTCCGGCAACACGGTGATCTTCAGCGCGCACGGCGTGTCGAAGGCGGTGCGCGACGAGGCGGCCGTGCGCGGGCTGCGCATCTACGACGCGACGTGCCCGCTCGTCACGAAAGTGCACGTCGAGGTCGCGAAGATGCGCCAGGAAGGCGTCGACATCGTGATGATCGGCCACAAGGGGCATCCGGAGGTCGAAGGCACGATGGGCCAGGTCGAGCGTGGGATGCATCTCGTCGAGAGCGTCGAGGACGTGTACAAGCTCGAGCTGCCCGATCCGGAGCGCGTCGCGCTCGTCACGCAGACGACGCTGTCGGTCGACGACGCGGCCGAGATCATCGGCGCGCTGAAGGCGAAGTTCCCCGCGATTCGCGAGCCGAAGAAGCAGGACATCTGCTACGCGACGCAGAACCGTCAGGATGCGGTGAAGTTCATGGCGCCGCAGTGCGACGTCGTGATCGTCGTCGGCAGCCCGAATAGCTCGAATTCGAGCCGCTTGCGCGAGGTGGCCGAGAAGCGCGGCGTCGCCGCCTACATGGTGGACGCGCCCGAGCAGATCGATCCGGCCTGGGTCGCAGGCAAGCGGCGGATCGGCGTGACGGCGGGCGCGTCGGCGCCCGAGGTGCTCGCGCAGGCGGTGATCGCGCGCTTGCGCGAGCTCGGCGTGACCAACGTGCGGGCGCTCGACGGCATCGAGGAGAACGTGTCGTTCCCGCTGCCGCGCGGCTTGAACCTGTCGCCCGCCACCTGA
- a CDS encoding FKBP-type peptidyl-prolyl cis-trans isomerase, with amino-acid sequence MSLIDLAEVKPGSHVTLHYRLALADGADIVNTFSDKPATLLLGAGQLAPSLEEILIGLKAGHHSTFRLAPEQAFGPRNPDMIQRVSLATLRENGMVGEDFAPGDLIEFNAPDGGRYAGVLKEIGETSALFDFNHPLAGQALTFEVKIIGIL; translated from the coding sequence ATGAGCCTCATCGACCTTGCAGAAGTGAAGCCCGGTTCGCACGTCACGCTTCATTACCGGCTCGCCCTTGCCGACGGCGCCGACATCGTCAACACCTTCTCCGACAAGCCCGCCACGCTCCTTCTCGGCGCGGGGCAGCTTGCGCCGTCGCTGGAGGAAATTCTGATCGGCCTGAAGGCGGGCCACCATTCGACCTTCCGGCTAGCGCCCGAACAAGCGTTCGGGCCGCGCAATCCGGACATGATCCAGCGCGTGTCGCTCGCGACGCTGCGCGAGAACGGCATGGTCGGCGAGGATTTCGCGCCGGGCGACCTGATCGAGTTCAACGCGCCGGACGGCGGCCGCTACGCGGGCGTGCTCAAGGAGATCGGCGAGACGTCCGCGCTCTTCGATTTCAATCATCCGCTCGCGGGCCAGGCGCTCACGTTTGAAGTGAAAATCATCGGGATTCTGTAA
- a CDS encoding ABC transporter ATP-binding protein, translating to MASAMLKIKGLQVNYGGIQAVKGVDMEVRQGELVTLIGANGAGKTTTMKAITGLKPYSAGDIEYDGHSIKGVPPHELLKRGLAMVPEGRGIFARMSIVENMQMGAYLRNDKDGIKKDVDRMFGFFPRLKERATQLAGTLSGGEQQMLAMARAILSKPKLLLLDEPSMGLSPIMVEKIFEVVRTISKEGITVLLVEQNARLALQAADRGYVMDSGTVTMEGDAKQMLDDPKVRAAYLGE from the coding sequence ATGGCATCGGCAATGTTGAAAATCAAGGGCTTGCAGGTCAACTACGGCGGCATCCAGGCCGTCAAGGGCGTTGACATGGAAGTCCGCCAGGGCGAGCTCGTCACGCTGATCGGCGCGAACGGCGCGGGCAAGACGACGACGATGAAGGCGATCACGGGCCTCAAGCCGTACTCGGCGGGCGACATCGAGTACGACGGCCATTCGATCAAGGGCGTGCCGCCGCACGAGCTCCTGAAGCGCGGCCTCGCGATGGTGCCGGAAGGCCGCGGGATCTTCGCGCGGATGTCGATCGTCGAGAACATGCAGATGGGCGCGTACCTGCGCAACGACAAGGACGGGATCAAGAAGGACGTCGACCGGATGTTCGGCTTCTTTCCGCGCCTGAAGGAGCGGGCGACGCAGCTCGCGGGCACGCTGTCGGGCGGCGAGCAGCAGATGCTCGCGATGGCGCGCGCGATTCTGTCGAAGCCGAAGCTGCTGCTGCTCGACGAGCCGTCGATGGGCCTGTCGCCGATCATGGTCGAGAAGATCTTCGAAGTCGTGCGGACGATCTCGAAAGAAGGCATCACGGTGCTGCTCGTCGAGCAGAACGCGCGCCTCGCGCTGCAGGCGGCCGACCGCGGCTACGTGATGGATTCGGGCACGGTGACGATGGAAGGCGACGCGAAGCAGATGCTCGACGATCCGAAGGTGCGCGCCGCGTATCTGGGCGAGTAA
- a CDS encoding ABC transporter ATP-binding protein, translating to MSEQIRLSVKGVNKRFGGLQALSDVGLEIKEGQIYGLIGPNGAGKTTFFNVITGLYTPDSGEFRLDGETYTPTAVHQVAKAGIARTFQNIRLFGGMTALENVMVGRHVRTKHGLLGAVFQTPAERKEEREIKERAIELLDYVGVLQYADYTARNLSYGHQRRLEIARALATDPKLLALDEPAAGMNATEKVELTRLLDKIRSDGRTILLIEHDVKLVMGLCNRMTVLDYGKVIAEGLPHDVQKNPKVIEAYLGAGVH from the coding sequence ATGAGCGAACAAATTCGACTGTCCGTCAAAGGCGTGAACAAGCGCTTCGGCGGCCTGCAGGCGCTGTCCGACGTCGGCCTCGAGATCAAGGAGGGGCAGATCTACGGCCTGATCGGCCCGAACGGCGCGGGCAAGACCACGTTCTTCAACGTGATCACGGGGCTCTACACGCCCGATTCCGGCGAGTTCCGGCTCGACGGCGAAACGTACACGCCGACCGCGGTCCACCAGGTCGCGAAGGCGGGCATCGCGCGCACGTTCCAGAACATTCGCCTCTTCGGCGGGATGACCGCGCTCGAGAACGTGATGGTCGGGCGCCACGTGCGCACGAAGCACGGGCTTCTCGGCGCCGTGTTCCAGACGCCCGCGGAGCGCAAGGAAGAGCGCGAGATCAAGGAGCGCGCGATCGAGCTGCTCGACTACGTCGGCGTGCTGCAGTACGCCGACTACACCGCGCGCAACCTGTCGTACGGCCACCAGCGCCGGCTGGAGATCGCGCGCGCGCTCGCGACCGATCCGAAGCTGCTCGCGCTCGACGAGCCGGCGGCCGGGATGAACGCGACCGAGAAGGTCGAGCTCACGCGTCTGCTCGACAAGATCCGTTCGGACGGACGGACGATTCTCCTGATCGAGCACGACGTGAAGCTCGTGATGGGGCTGTGCAACCGGATGACGGTGCTCGATTACGGCAAGGTGATCGCCGAAGGTCTGCCGCATGACGTGCAGAAGAACCCGAAGGTGATTGAGGCATATCTCGGCGCAGGGGTGCACTGA
- a CDS encoding branched-chain amino acid ABC transporter permease — translation MDIFVQQILNGLVLGSVYAIIALGYTMVYGILGIINFAHGDVLMVGAMVALSAITVLQNHFPELGHAATLTIGLVIAAAVCACVGFTIERVAYRPLRRAPRLAPLITAIGVSILLQTAAMMIWSRNPLPFPQLLPTDPINVIKAGENNPGAVISMTEITIIIVAFLVMAGLLLLVHKTKLGRAMRAIAENPNTASLMGVNPNFVISATFMIGSALAALAGVMIASEYGNVHFYMGFIPGMKAFTAAVLGGIGNLGGAMVGGVLLGLIEQLGAGYIGNLTGGVFGSNYQDVFAFIVLIIVLVFRPSGLLGERVADRA, via the coding sequence ATGGATATTTTCGTCCAGCAGATCCTCAACGGACTGGTGCTCGGCAGTGTCTACGCCATCATCGCGTTGGGCTACACGATGGTGTACGGCATTCTCGGCATCATCAACTTCGCGCACGGCGACGTGTTGATGGTGGGCGCGATGGTCGCGCTTTCCGCGATCACGGTGCTGCAGAATCACTTCCCGGAGCTGGGCCACGCCGCCACGCTGACGATCGGGCTCGTGATCGCCGCGGCCGTCTGCGCGTGCGTCGGCTTCACGATCGAGCGCGTCGCGTACCGGCCGCTGCGCCGCGCGCCGCGTCTCGCGCCGCTCATCACCGCGATCGGCGTGTCGATCCTGCTGCAGACGGCCGCGATGATGATCTGGTCGCGCAATCCGCTGCCGTTCCCGCAGCTTCTGCCGACCGATCCGATCAACGTGATCAAGGCGGGCGAGAACAATCCGGGCGCGGTGATTTCGATGACCGAGATCACGATCATCATCGTCGCGTTCCTCGTGATGGCCGGTCTGCTGCTCCTCGTGCACAAGACGAAGCTCGGCCGCGCGATGCGCGCGATCGCCGAGAATCCGAACACGGCGAGCCTGATGGGCGTGAACCCGAACTTCGTGATTTCGGCGACGTTCATGATCGGCTCCGCGCTCGCGGCGCTCGCGGGTGTGATGATCGCGTCCGAATACGGCAACGTGCACTTCTACATGGGCTTCATCCCCGGCATGAAGGCGTTCACGGCCGCGGTGCTGGGCGGGATCGGCAACCTGGGCGGCGCGATGGTGGGCGGCGTGCTGCTCGGCCTCATCGAGCAGTTGGGCGCCGGCTACATCGGCAATCTGACGGGCGGGGTGTTCGGCAGCAATTACCAGGACGTGTTCGCGTTCATCGTGCTCATCATCGTGCTCGTGTTCCGGCCGTCGGGCCTGTTGGGCGAACGTGTCGCCGATCGCGCGTAA
- a CDS encoding ABC transporter permease subunit: protein MTSIQPIESSASLVEERHPAKTATIGILTAAFVIAAPLLIGAAGGNYWVRVLDFAMLYVMLALGLNVVVGFAGLLDLGYIAFYAVGAYTAALLSSPHLTSHFDWIAQLVPGGLHVPFLLIVPIAMALAALFGILLGAPTLRLRGDYLAIVTLGFGEIVRIFMNNLDRPVNVTNGPQGITGIDPVRVAGFNLSQTHEIFGFSLPSVYMYYYLFVLCALLVIWVCTRLQHSRIGRAWAAIREDEIAAKAMGINTRNVKLLAFAMGASFGGLSGAMFGAFQGFVSPESFTFWESVVVLACVVLGGMGHIPGVILGAVLLAVFPEFLRSTMSPLQHMLFGHDIVDTEVIRQALYGLAMVIIMLYRSEGLWPAPKHEDRIAKLAKRGGKKPVRA, encoded by the coding sequence ATGACATCCATTCAACCGATCGAATCGTCGGCTTCGCTCGTCGAGGAGCGTCATCCCGCGAAGACAGCCACCATCGGCATTCTGACCGCGGCGTTCGTGATCGCGGCGCCGCTGCTCATCGGCGCGGCGGGCGGCAACTACTGGGTGCGCGTGCTCGACTTCGCGATGCTGTACGTGATGCTCGCGCTCGGCCTGAACGTGGTGGTCGGCTTCGCCGGCCTGCTGGACTTGGGCTACATCGCGTTCTACGCGGTGGGCGCGTACACCGCGGCACTCCTGAGCTCGCCGCACCTGACGTCGCACTTCGACTGGATCGCTCAGCTGGTGCCGGGCGGCCTGCACGTGCCGTTCCTCCTGATCGTGCCGATCGCGATGGCGCTCGCGGCGCTCTTCGGCATCCTGCTCGGCGCGCCGACGCTGCGCCTGCGCGGCGACTACCTCGCGATCGTCACGCTCGGCTTCGGCGAAATCGTCCGGATCTTCATGAACAACCTCGACCGCCCGGTCAACGTGACGAACGGGCCGCAGGGGATCACCGGCATCGATCCCGTCAGGGTCGCGGGCTTCAACCTGTCGCAGACGCACGAGATCTTCGGCTTCTCGCTGCCGTCGGTCTACATGTACTACTACCTGTTCGTGCTCTGCGCGCTGCTCGTGATCTGGGTCTGCACGCGCCTGCAGCATTCGCGGATCGGCCGCGCATGGGCCGCGATCCGCGAAGACGAGATCGCCGCGAAGGCGATGGGCATCAACACCCGCAACGTGAAACTGCTCGCGTTCGCGATGGGCGCGTCGTTCGGCGGCCTGTCGGGGGCGATGTTCGGCGCGTTCCAGGGTTTCGTGTCGCCGGAGTCGTTCACGTTCTGGGAATCGGTCGTGGTGCTCGCGTGCGTCGTGCTGGGCGGCATGGGCCACATTCCGGGCGTGATCCTCGGCGCGGTGCTGCTCGCCGTGTTCCCCGAATTCCTGCGCTCGACGATGAGCCCGCTGCAGCACATGCTGTTCGGCCACGACATCGTCGATACCGAAGTGATCCGCCAGGCGCTGTACGGCCTCGCGATGGTGATCATCATGCTGTACCGCTCGGAAGGCCTGTGGCCCGCGCCGAAGCATGAGGACCGAATCGCGAAACTGGCGAAGCGCGGCGGCAAGAAGCCGGTGCGCGCCTAA